The Clostridium beijerinckii genomic sequence AAATTGGCAAAAAAAATTTTTGTTTATATATCGTTTGACACTGAAATAAATACAAGAGATTTTATAAAGGAATCTTTAAATAATAATAAAAGAATTTATGTTCCAAGGACGGAAATTAAAACTAGACTTATGGATGCAGTAGAAATTAAATCACTGGATAATTTGTTGGAGAGTTCATATGGAATACCAGAACCATCTATAAATGATCCATATATTGATCCAAACGAACTTGATTTAATTATAGTTCCAGGCGTAGCTTTTGACAGGCGTGGGGGAAGAGTTGGCTATGGAGCAGGTTTTTATGATAGATATTTCAAGAAAATTAACAAGGATAATATAAAAAGAATTACAAAATTAGCATTAGCATATGATTTTCAAGTACTTGATAAAGTTCCAACCAGTTATCATGATGTACCAGTAGATTACATTATAACTGAGAAAGAATTTATAAAGTTGGAATAATGTAATGGCGGATTAAAATAAACAGGGGGAATATATGGAATACATTGAAAGTAATTTTGGTTACCTAAAAGGAACCAAAATAGAAAAGTACTACAATGATCTGATAAAAGCAGAATTTTTATGCGAGTATTATCCAATAGTTACAAAGATTATTGTTAGAAAAGTAATGGAAATGCTTTTAAGAGATATAGCGCAGGACAGTGGAATGGATATGAATGTTTCTGCACTTACATTACTAAATGGTATTAAGTTAAAGTCTAATATTTCTTTTTCAGAAGAAATTTATAATAATATAGAGATTATATTGGCTAACGGGTATGAGAACATTTCAAAAAGAGATAGAAATAGAAAGATACCTAAACATCCAATAGAAATTTTAAAAATAGCTCAGAAGGTTCTATATTACTATTTGAAAGAAAAAGAAAATTTGATGCTAGATATAAAGAATTTAAGTTTTAGTGCTCCTAGTACTATAGAATATATGAAGAAAGAACTTTTAAAGATCAATAACGATATTGCTCAAAGAGAAAATTTAATCAATAATCTTAGGAAAAAGATTCTTGAGGTAGATAGTTCTCCAAAGCGAATAAGTGAAATAAATAACATCATAATATTAATAAAAGAAGAAAAAGCTTATTTAGAAGAAATCCAAGATATATTAAATAGAAAAGTAGAAATGCAAAATAAATGTGTATTGAATATGGAAACGGATTATAAAACATATGAAAAAAAGCTTAATGAAATGAAAATTAAGTTTAATGAGAATGAAGAACTTCTTCTAGAAAAAGAGGGGCAGCTTCTGAAGGCTGAGATACAAAATCAAGAATTGAAAATATCGACTGAGGAGTTAGATGACGAAGATGAATCAATAAAAAGGATGAAAGTATCACTGGATGAAGAATTAAGAATATTAAGACACGCATATGAAAGTTTATTAAACTTAACAGAAGAATATAATGATATTGTTGAAACAATAGAATTTTTATATGATAATGAGCTACGAAAAGAATTAGAAGCTAAAAAGAACAGTATTCAAATAAAAATAAACTTTGAAGATGCTGTATTTAATGAGAATATAATTATTTACAATAAAAATACAGTGGAGTATAAAAGAAAAGCGTTAATATTTAAAGAACTAGTAAATGAAAATATAAAACGAGAAATTAGGCATGAAAAATTTTATGATGGATTTTTAAGACTATCAGGAAAAGAGCTTAAAATCGTATATACAATCATTAATAATATTACTTCAAGTTTTAATTTGATAAGTAAACCTAAGGAATTATTGGGTAGATATAATGAAGATAAGTTTTTAGAATTACTAAATAGAAATTTAGAGAATTTAAAAAACATTAATGATAATGAAATAAAGCTAATTTTATATTATAAATTAATAAGTTTGTCAAATGCGCCTTATGGGAAGATATACAATAGAAGAAAATTTGTACAGACATTGGATTACATGGTAGATAAAGCTTATAGTCTTTTAGCCACTAAAAAGGATTTTAAAGCAAGAACAAAAAAGCTAGATGCAATAAATGAATATTATATGAATAGAACTATATCAGCATTAAAAAATAAAGGTTCAAATACACATATTACAGAAGAGCTTATAGAAAAGATTTATGATATAATCACAAAATTAAGACAAAGACCAGAAAATAAAGAGAAAAGGCTTTACTATGAAAAACTCGATTTAGATGTCATGACGGAGTCGGCCATTAAAGCAGCTATAAAATCTCAACCATATACATTTCTATATATGATAGCAGACTTAGCGAGCATTGATTCATATAAGGATATGTCTAGTATTATATTTCAAATTGAAAATTTAATTGAGAAAAGGTCTTTAATTAAAAATTTTTCTAATACCTATTTTATGGTTCTATTATATTTATCTAGCGATGCAATAGTTGTAAGCCAAAATCAGCAAGAAGAATTAGTACCATTAGCAGTGATGTTAATAACGAGTGTAAGTTTAGTCTCAGATAATGATTTTATAAATCTGGAAGGTTATAATGATTTGGTCAAGTTATGGAAACAAAAACAGCAAAAATATAACGATATCTGTATGAAGAAAGAGGAAGAGGAAAGTAGCTTAGCACTACTAATGAGAGAAAAATTAGAATTAGAAATTAACCAGAAAGAATTATCAGAAGCCTATGACTCATTATTGAGAAGGTATGGAAGCTACGAGAGTGAATTTAAAAATCTAGTTATGAATTCAGAAAAAAGAGTTCTCTTGCCATCATATTTTTACTATGATGATTTGTGCAATAAGAAAAAGTTAGCAGAAAAGCATATCAATGAATCAAAAAATAAAATCGGAACATTGAAAAGCATTTTTTCTATAGAGGTTTGGAAGGATCAAGCGAATAAGTTTATTAATGAATCCAATATGCTAGAAGCTGAAAAGTTGCTAATTAAAGAAGCAAAGCAAAAGCCTTACTTTAAAAAAGAATATTCAGTCTTCTTAGAATTAGAAGATCAAATTCAAAAAGTGAATGAATCTATGGAAAAAAATAAGGAGATGCTGAAAAGCAAAGATGCACTAGTTGATAATATAGGAAGTAAAATTATTGACTTGCAGAAGCAGTTAACTACTATGAAGAATGCGTATATAGACATAGAAGGTGGCTACTAAAAGGTTAATTGTAGATATATTATTATGATTTACTGAATATTATATTATTTTACAGAAAGAACATAAGCCTAGGCTCTGTAAAAAAAATTGTGTAAACTAAAAAAATGAGGATGCCTTATTTACAAGGGCATCCTCATTTTTTATATAAATTTTATAATTCTTTATTTTCTATTTCTTTAACGATTCTCTCGATAAACGCATCTAATTTAACAGCGCCTTCATCGTCATTCTTTCTGCTTCTTACAGATACTTCATTATTAGCAGCTTCCTTTTCCCCAACAACTAAAATGTAAGGAGTTCTTTCAAGTCTAGCTTCTCTAATCTTATAACCAATCTTTTCAGCTCTATAATCAGTTTCAACTCTAATACCTTTATTCTTTAAGGCTTTTGTAACTGCTTCAGCATAATCATTGTACTTATCAGAGATTGGTAATACTTTGGTTTGAACTGGAGATAACCATGTTGGGAAAGCACCAGCGTATTCTTCTATAAGCATAGCTAAAGTTCTTTCATAACATCCAATTGATGATCTATGGATTATATAAGGACGTTTCTTTTCTCCGTCTTTATCTACATAACTCATATCAAATCTTTCAGCTAAAGCAAAGTCAATTTGAACTGTGAATAAAGTATCTTCTTTACCATGAACATTTCTAAATTGTAAATCAAGTTTTGGACCATAGAAAGCAGCTTCATCATCAGCTTCAACATAATTGATATTTAAATGATCTAGGATATTTCTCATTGTATCTTGAGTTTTATTCCAAGCATCAGGATCATTGATGTATTTTTCGGTATTATTTGGATCCCATTTAGAGAATCTATAAGTTATCTTTTCAGCAATTCCTAAAGTTCCCATTAAATATTGAATTAATTCAAGTACACCTTTAAATTCTTCTTCCAATTGTTCAGGTGTAACAATTAAGTGACCATCAGCTAAAGTGAATTGTCTAACTCTTATAAGACCATGCATTTCGCCTGAAGCTTCATTTCTAAATAAAGTAGAAGTTTCGCCGTATCTGATTGGAAGATCTCTATAGCTGTGTTGTTCAGCATTATAAACTGTATATTGGAATGGGCAAGTCATTGGTCTTAAAGCAAATACTTCATCATCTTTTTCCTCATCACCTAATACAAACATACCATCTTTATAGTGATCCCAGTGACCAGAAATCTTATATAAATCACTCTTAGCCATAAGAGGAGTCTTAGTTAAAAGATAACCTCTTTTTTCTTCTTCATCTTCAACCCATCTTTGAAGAAGTTGAACTATTTTTGCTCCTTTAGGCATTAATAATGGAAGCCCTTGACCTACATTTTCATCAGTTGTAAACAACTTTAACTCTCTACCAAGCTTATTGTGATCTCTCTTTTTAGCTTCTTCTAAAGCTTCTAGGAAAGCATCTAAGTCTGCTTTCTTTAAGAATGCAGTACCATAGATTCTTGTAAGCATCTTATTTTTTTCATTACCCTTCCAGTAAGCACCAGCACTTCTAGTAAGTTTAATTGCTTTAACTGATTTTAGTGACATAAGATGAGGACCAGCACATAAGTCTGTGAAATCACCCATTTTATAGAATGAGATTATTTCATTTTCAGGAAGATCGTTTATTAATTCAACTTTGTAAGGTTCATCCTTCATTAATTCTAAAGCTTCATTTCTTGGAAGCTCAAATCTAGATATTTCTGGATTTTCCTTAATTATTTTTTGCATTTCTGCTTCAAGTTTTTCTAAGTCTGCAGCAGTGAATGCAATTTCTCTATCGAAATCATAGTAGAAGCCAGTTGCAATTGAAGGTCCTATAGCTAACTTTGTTTCAGGGAATAATCTTTTTACGGCATAAGCTAAAACGTGAGATATGCTATGTCTTAGAGCATCTTTACCTTCTTGAGAATCAAATGTGCATATGCTTAATTCAACATCTTCATTTATTTCTTTTCTAAGGTCTTCAACCTTTCCATTAACTATGCCGCAGCAAGCATTTCTAGCTAAACCTTCACTAATTGATTTCGCAATTTCATAAATAGATAAACCAGCTTCTAGTTCTTTAATTGATCCGTCTTTTAAAGTTACTTTTATCATTTTAAAACTCCTTTCAGATTTAAGAAAATTTTGATTTTGTGACTTGTTAAATTTTAATAATAATATCGTTAAGAAAAGTTATTACTAAAATCATACATTTTTGCAAACAAAAAAACCTCATCTCTAAAAATAGAGACGAAGTAATATCCGTGGTTCCACTCTAATTACCTAGAAGAAACTGATTAAAATAGGTCAAATAAAATAAACATTAAAAACCTTTTTAAAAAATCAGTTGAATAGGTCACTTAAATTTATCGTAACGTGATAATTACGGGCTTTATTAGGGCCACTCAGAGGTGGTTTTCAGTCTAAATTTATATAAGAATAATCGCACCAACATATTCTCTCTCTGAAAAATAAGATTTTAGCTTACTGTCCTCATCAACGTGTTTATTTATTATATTAATATTCTTAATTATAAGCACATGATTTTTAGATGTCAACTAATTAACAAAAAAAATACAAAAGATATTAAGAATCTCAGAATATATTGGATATTTTAACAAAATTATAATAAGGCTTTAACCTAGAATTTATTAAAATCAAATAAAATTTATGTATATTAGGTTGTATTTAGTATTTTTTTCAGGAGGTAAAGATGAATAGAAGTATTAAAAGTATAAAAGTTAAAATTATTATGTTCCTAATACCAATGTTATTAATTGCATTTATAGCTTTGTCGGGAATAGGATATAGATTTGCAAGTAAGTCATTAAAAGAGAGTAACTTAAATGTAATGGAAGAGATGACGAAAACTGCTGCATCACGAGCGGATGATCAAATAAAAAGTGAGATTAGGAACCTTGAAGTAATTGCAAGCAATCCGATAATAACGGATAAGAATGTACAAATAGAAGAAAAAATTCAAATACTTAAAC encodes the following:
- a CDS encoding 5-formyltetrahydrofolate cyclo-ligase, producing the protein MESFINKKILRKEILDKRKKIDATEKEKMDEKILETVYSSEYYKLAKKIFVYISFDTEINTRDFIKESLNNNKRIYVPRTEIKTRLMDAVEIKSLDNLLESSYGIPEPSINDPYIDPNELDLIIVPGVAFDRRGGRVGYGAGFYDRYFKKINKDNIKRITKLALAYDFQVLDKVPTSYHDVPVDYIITEKEFIKLE
- the thrS gene encoding threonine--tRNA ligase, producing MIKVTLKDGSIKELEAGLSIYEIAKSISEGLARNACCGIVNGKVEDLRKEINEDVELSICTFDSQEGKDALRHSISHVLAYAVKRLFPETKLAIGPSIATGFYYDFDREIAFTAADLEKLEAEMQKIIKENPEISRFELPRNEALELMKDEPYKVELINDLPENEIISFYKMGDFTDLCAGPHLMSLKSVKAIKLTRSAGAYWKGNEKNKMLTRIYGTAFLKKADLDAFLEALEEAKKRDHNKLGRELKLFTTDENVGQGLPLLMPKGAKIVQLLQRWVEDEEEKRGYLLTKTPLMAKSDLYKISGHWDHYKDGMFVLGDEEKDDEVFALRPMTCPFQYTVYNAEQHSYRDLPIRYGETSTLFRNEASGEMHGLIRVRQFTLADGHLIVTPEQLEEEFKGVLELIQYLMGTLGIAEKITYRFSKWDPNNTEKYINDPDAWNKTQDTMRNILDHLNINYVEADDEAAFYGPKLDLQFRNVHGKEDTLFTVQIDFALAERFDMSYVDKDGEKKRPYIIHRSSIGCYERTLAMLIEEYAGAFPTWLSPVQTKVLPISDKYNDYAEAVTKALKNKGIRVETDYRAEKIGYKIREARLERTPYILVVGEKEAANNEVSVRSRKNDDEGAVKLDAFIERIVKEIENKEL